Proteins encoded by one window of Ovis canadensis isolate MfBH-ARS-UI-01 breed Bighorn chromosome 14, ARS-UI_OviCan_v2, whole genome shotgun sequence:
- the ZC3H4 gene encoding zinc finger CCCH domain-containing protein 4 isoform X3: MPPTFRDTSAAVWEDGELEEGELEDDGAEETQDTSGGPERSRKEKGEKHHSDSDEEKSHRRLKRKRKKEREKEKRRAKKRRKSKHKRHASSSDDFSDFSDDSDFSPSEKGHRKYREYSPPYAPSHQQYPPSHTTPLPKKSYSKMDSKGYGMYDDYENEQYGEYEGEEEEDMGKDDYDDFTKELNQYRRAKEGSSRGRGSRGRGRGYRGRGSRGGSRGRGMGRGSRGRGRGSVGGDHPEDEEDFYEEEMDYGESEEPMGDEDYDDYSKELSQYRRSKDGRGRGLSRGRGRGSRGRGKGMGRGRGRGGSRGGMNKGGMNDDEDFYDDDMGDGGGSYRRSDHDKPHQQSDKKGKVICKYFVEGRCTWGDHCNFSHDIELPKKRELCKFYITGFCARAENCPYMHGDFPCKLYHTTGNCINGDDCMFSHDPLTEETRELLDKMLADDAEAGAEDEKEVEELKKQGINPLPKPPPGVGLLPTPPRPPGPPAPTSPNGRPMQGGPPPPPPPPPPPPGPPQMPLPTHEPLSPQQLQQQQDMYNKKIPSLFEIVVRPTGQLAEKLGVRFPGPGGPPGPMGPGPNMGPPGPMGGPMHPDMHPDMHPDMHPDMHPDMHPDMPMGPGMNPGPPMGPGGPPMMPYGPGDSPHSGMMPPIPPAQNFYENFYQQQEGMEMEPGLIGDAEDYGHYEELPGEPGEHLFPEHPLEPDSFSEGGPPGRPKPGAGVPDFLPSAQRALYLRIQQKQQEEERARRLAESSKQDRENEEGDTGNWYSSDEDEGGSSVTSILKTLRQQTSSRPQASVGELSGSGLGDPRLQKGHPTGGRLADPRLSRDPRLSRHAEASSGSGPGDTGPSDPRLARSLPISKPDGGLHSSPAGPGGSKGSGPPPAEEEEGERALREKAVNIPLEPLPGHPLRDPRSQLQQFSHIKKDVTLSRPSFARTVLWSPEDLIPLPLPKQEAAPPVPAALQSLPALDPRLHRAAASGPPNPRQRAGNSADAGAAGSSLPDFELLSRILKTVNVTGPLATPGSGDKPSDPRVRKTPTDPRLQKPTDSTTASSRAAKPGPGEVPSPAASPSGESSPPATAPYDPRVLAAGGLGQGGGASQSSVLSGISLYDPRTPNTGGKAAEPAADAGTPPKGPEGNGRSSAAAKAKEPPFVRKSALEQPESGKPGADGATATDRYNSYNRPRPKAAAAPAAAVGTPSAEGSLPQPGVHNLPVPTLFGTVKPAPKTGSGSPFAGNSPAQEGEQDAGSLKDVFKGFDPTASPFCQ, from the exons TCCCACCAGCAGTACCCTCCGTCCCACACCACGCCCCTGCCCAAGAAGTCCTACTCCAAGATGGACAGCAAAGGCTACGGCATGTACGACGACTATGAGAACGAGCAGTACGGGGAGTacgagggggaggaggaggaggacatgggCAAGGACGACTACGACGACTTCACCAAAGAGCTCAACCAGTACCGGCGCGCCAAGGAGGGCAGCAGCCGGGGCCGAG GCAGCCGGGGCCGAGGCAGGGGCTACCGGGGCCGAGGCAGCCGTGGAGGGTCTCGAGGCCGAGGCATGGGCAGGGGCAGccgaggcagaggcagaggctcCGTGGGAGGAGACCACCCGGAGGACGAAGAGGACTTCTACGAGGAGGAGATGGAC TATGGGGAGAGTGAGGAGCCGATGGGAGATGAGGACTACGACGACTACTCCAAGGAGCTGAGCCAGTACCGCCGGTCCAAGGACGGCCGAGGGCGAG GGTTAAGTCGAGGCCGAGGCCGGGGTTCCCGAGGTCGAGGGAAAGGGATGGGCCGGGGACGCGGTCGAGGAGGCAGCCGAGGTGGGATGAACAAGGGCGGGATGAACGACGACGAAGACTTCTACGACGACGACATGGGC GATGGTGGCGGGAGCTACCGGAGGAGTGACCACGACAAGCCCCACCAGCAGTCCGACAAGAAAGGCAAAGTCATCTGCAAATACTTCGTGGAGGGGCGGTGCACGTGG GGAGACCACTGTAATTTTAGCCACGACATCGAGCTACCAAAGAAGCGAGAACTGTGCAAGTTTTACATCACTGGGTTTTGTGCCCGAGCCGAGAACTGCCCCTACATGCATG GTGATTTCCCGTGTAAGCTGTACCACACGACTGGAAACTGTATCAACGGTGATGACTGCATGTTCTCTCACGACCCCCTGACCGAGGAGACCCGAGAGCTCTTGGACAAG ATGCTGGCGGACGATGCGGAGGCGGGCGCCGAGGATGAGAAGGAGGTGGAGGAGCTGAAGAAGCAGGGCATCAACCCCCTGCCCAAGCCACCCCCGGGCGTGggcctcctgcccaccccaccccgcccgccCGGCCCACCGGCCCCCACATCTCCGAATGGCCGGCCCATGCAGGgcggccccccgcccccacccccgcccccgcctccgccCCCCGGACCCCCTCAGATGCCCCTGCCAACGCACGAGCCGCTGTCCccgcagcagctgcagcagcagcaggacatgtACAATAAGAAGATCCCCTCCTTGTTTGAGATCGTGGTGCGGCCCACAGGGCAGCTGGCTGAGAAGCTGGGCGTGAG GTTCCCTGGACCCGGAGGACCCCCTGGGCCAATGGGCCCTGGGCCCAACATGGGACCCCCAGGGCCGATGGGGGGCCCGATGCATCCTGACATGCACCCCGACATGCACCCAGATATGCACCCCGACATGCACCCCGACATGCACCCAGATATGCCGATGGGCCCCGGCATGAACCCTGGCCCACCCATGGGCCCCGGCGGCCCTCCCATGATGCCCTACGGTCCCGGAGACTCCCCGCACTCTGGAATGATGCCCCCCATCCCACCAGCCCAGAACTTCTATGAGAACTTCTACCAGCAGCAGGAGGGCATGGAGATGGAGCCGGGGCTCATTGGGGACGCAG AGGACTACGGGCACTACGAAGAGCTgccgggggagcctggggagCACCTCTTCCCCGAGCACCCTCTGGAGCCAGACAGCTTCTCTGAGGGAGGGCCCCCAGGCCGGCCGAAGCCGGGCGCCGGTGTCCCCGACTTCCTGCCCTCGGCTCAGAGGGCCCTGTACCTGAGGAtccagcagaagcagcaggaggaggagagagcgAGGAGGCTGGCTGAGAGCAGCAAGCAGGACCGGGAGAATGAGGAAG GTGACACTGGGAACTGGTACTCAAGCGATGAGGATGAAGGTGGGAGCAGTGTCACTTCCATCCTGAAGACGCTGAGGCAGCAGACGTCTAGCCGGCCCCAGGCTTCTGTTGGAGAGCTGAGCGGCAGTGGGCTGGGGGACCCCCGCCTCCAGAAGGGACACCCCACGGGAGGCCGACTGGCTGACCCCCGCCTCAGCCGGGACCCCAGGCTCTCCCGCCATGCCGAGGCTTCCAGCGGGTCAGGCCCAGGTGACACCGGACCCTCTGACCCGCGACTGGCTCGCTCCCTGCCCATCTCCAAGCCCGACGGCGGCTTGCATTCCAGCCCTGCCGGTCCCGGGGGCTCCAAGGGGTCTGGGCCACCCCCGGCggaagaagaggaaggggaaCGAGCCCTGCGGGAGAAGGCTGTCAACATTCCCCTGGAGCCGCTCCCTGGGCACCCACTGCGGGACCCGCGGTCACAGCTGCAGCAGTTCAGCCACATCAAGAAGGACGTGACCCTGAGTCGGCCCAGCTTCGCCCgcactgtgctctggagccccgAGGACCTGATCCCGCTGCCCCTGCCCAAGCAGGAGGCGGCGCCCCCCGTGCCCGCCGCCCTGCAGTCCCTGCCGGCGCTGGATCCCAGGCTGCACCGCGCCGCTGCCTCAGGGCCCCCCAACCCCCGGCAGCGTGCGGGCAACTCTGCAGATGCCGGCGCGGCCGGCTCCAGCCTGCCTGACTTTGAGCTCCTCTCGCGCATCCTCAAGACTGTCAACGTGACTGGCCCCTTGGCCACCCCTGGCTCCGGCGACAAGCCCAGTGACCCCCGAGTGCGGAAGACGCCCACCGACCCCCGGCTGCAGAAACCCACAGACTCCACCACTGCCTCCTCCCGGGCGGCCAAACCCGGCCCTGGCGAGGTGCCCTCTCCAGCTGCCAGCCCCAGTGGGGAGTCCTCCCCGCCGGCCACCGCCCCCTACGACCCCCGCGTGCTGGCAGCTGGCGGCCTAGGCCAGGGCGGCGGGGCCAGCCAGAGCAGCGTGCTGAGCGGCATCAGCCTCTACGACCCCAGGACTCCCAACACGGGGGGCAAAGCCGCAGAGCCGGCCGCCGACGCGGGCACCCCGCCCAAGGGCCCTGAGGGCAACGGCAGGAGCTCTGCTGCCGCCAAGGCTAAGGAGCCCCCGTTTGTCCGCAAGTCCGCCCTGGAACAGCCTGAGTCCGGGAAGCCCGGGGCCGACGGGGCCACGGCCACGGACAGATACAACAGTTACAACCGGCCCCGGCCCAAGGCTGCCGCGGCCCCTGCTGCCGCCGTGGGCACCCCGTCAGCAGAGGGCAGCCTGCCCCAGCCCGGCGTGCACAACCTGCCTGTGCCCACCCTCTTCGGGACCGTGAAACCGGCACCCAAGACGGGCTCCGGAAGCCCATTTGCTGGCAACAGCCCAGCCCAAGAGGGTGAGCAGGACGCTGGGTCCCTGAAAGATGTGTTTAAAGGCTTCGACCCCACCGCCTCCCCTTTCTGCCAGTAG
- the ZC3H4 gene encoding zinc finger CCCH domain-containing protein 4 isoform X4, which produces MLRGREDGELEEGELEDDGAEETQDTSGGPERSRKEKGEKHHSDSDEEKSHRRLKRKRKKEREKEKRRAKKRRKSKHKRHASSSDDFSDFSDDSDFSPSEKGHRKYREYSPPYAPSHQQYPPSHTTPLPKKSYSKMDSKGYGMYDDYENEQYGEYEGEEEEDMGKDDYDDFTKELNQYRRAKEGSSRGRGSRGRGRGYRGRGSRGGSRGRGMGRGSRGRGRGSVGGDHPEDEEDFYEEEMDYGESEEPMGDEDYDDYSKELSQYRRSKDGRGRGLSRGRGRGSRGRGKGMGRGRGRGGSRGGMNKGGMNDDEDFYDDDMGDGGGSYRRSDHDKPHQQSDKKGKVICKYFVEGRCTWGDHCNFSHDIELPKKRELCKFYITGFCARAENCPYMHGDFPCKLYHTTGNCINGDDCMFSHDPLTEETRELLDKMLADDAEAGAEDEKEVEELKKQGINPLPKPPPGVGLLPTPPRPPGPPAPTSPNGRPMQGGPPPPPPPPPPPPGPPQMPLPTHEPLSPQQLQQQQDMYNKKIPSLFEIVVRPTGQLAEKLGVRFPGPGGPPGPMGPGPNMGPPGPMGGPMHPDMHPDMHPDMHPDMHPDMHPDMPMGPGMNPGPPMGPGGPPMMPYGPGDSPHSGMMPPIPPAQNFYENFYQQQEGMEMEPGLIGDAEDYGHYEELPGEPGEHLFPEHPLEPDSFSEGGPPGRPKPGAGVPDFLPSAQRALYLRIQQKQQEEERARRLAESSKQDRENEEGDTGNWYSSDEDEGGSSVTSILKTLRQQTSSRPQASVGELSGSGLGDPRLQKGHPTGGRLADPRLSRDPRLSRHAEASSGSGPGDTGPSDPRLARSLPISKPDGGLHSSPAGPGGSKGSGPPPAEEEEGERALREKAVNIPLEPLPGHPLRDPRSQLQQFSHIKKDVTLSRPSFARTVLWSPEDLIPLPLPKQEAAPPVPAALQSLPALDPRLHRAAASGPPNPRQRAGNSADAGAAGSSLPDFELLSRILKTVNVTGPLATPGSGDKPSDPRVRKTPTDPRLQKPTDSTTASSRAAKPGPGEVPSPAASPSGESSPPATAPYDPRVLAAGGLGQGGGASQSSVLSGISLYDPRTPNTGGKAAEPAADAGTPPKGPEGNGRSSAAAKAKEPPFVRKSALEQPESGKPGADGATATDRYNSYNRPRPKAAAAPAAAVGTPSAEGSLPQPGVHNLPVPTLFGTVKPAPKTGSGSPFAGNSPAQEGEQDAGSLKDVFKGFDPTASPFCQ; this is translated from the exons TCCCACCAGCAGTACCCTCCGTCCCACACCACGCCCCTGCCCAAGAAGTCCTACTCCAAGATGGACAGCAAAGGCTACGGCATGTACGACGACTATGAGAACGAGCAGTACGGGGAGTacgagggggaggaggaggaggacatgggCAAGGACGACTACGACGACTTCACCAAAGAGCTCAACCAGTACCGGCGCGCCAAGGAGGGCAGCAGCCGGGGCCGAG GCAGCCGGGGCCGAGGCAGGGGCTACCGGGGCCGAGGCAGCCGTGGAGGGTCTCGAGGCCGAGGCATGGGCAGGGGCAGccgaggcagaggcagaggctcCGTGGGAGGAGACCACCCGGAGGACGAAGAGGACTTCTACGAGGAGGAGATGGAC TATGGGGAGAGTGAGGAGCCGATGGGAGATGAGGACTACGACGACTACTCCAAGGAGCTGAGCCAGTACCGCCGGTCCAAGGACGGCCGAGGGCGAG GGTTAAGTCGAGGCCGAGGCCGGGGTTCCCGAGGTCGAGGGAAAGGGATGGGCCGGGGACGCGGTCGAGGAGGCAGCCGAGGTGGGATGAACAAGGGCGGGATGAACGACGACGAAGACTTCTACGACGACGACATGGGC GATGGTGGCGGGAGCTACCGGAGGAGTGACCACGACAAGCCCCACCAGCAGTCCGACAAGAAAGGCAAAGTCATCTGCAAATACTTCGTGGAGGGGCGGTGCACGTGG GGAGACCACTGTAATTTTAGCCACGACATCGAGCTACCAAAGAAGCGAGAACTGTGCAAGTTTTACATCACTGGGTTTTGTGCCCGAGCCGAGAACTGCCCCTACATGCATG GTGATTTCCCGTGTAAGCTGTACCACACGACTGGAAACTGTATCAACGGTGATGACTGCATGTTCTCTCACGACCCCCTGACCGAGGAGACCCGAGAGCTCTTGGACAAG ATGCTGGCGGACGATGCGGAGGCGGGCGCCGAGGATGAGAAGGAGGTGGAGGAGCTGAAGAAGCAGGGCATCAACCCCCTGCCCAAGCCACCCCCGGGCGTGggcctcctgcccaccccaccccgcccgccCGGCCCACCGGCCCCCACATCTCCGAATGGCCGGCCCATGCAGGgcggccccccgcccccacccccgcccccgcctccgccCCCCGGACCCCCTCAGATGCCCCTGCCAACGCACGAGCCGCTGTCCccgcagcagctgcagcagcagcaggacatgtACAATAAGAAGATCCCCTCCTTGTTTGAGATCGTGGTGCGGCCCACAGGGCAGCTGGCTGAGAAGCTGGGCGTGAG GTTCCCTGGACCCGGAGGACCCCCTGGGCCAATGGGCCCTGGGCCCAACATGGGACCCCCAGGGCCGATGGGGGGCCCGATGCATCCTGACATGCACCCCGACATGCACCCAGATATGCACCCCGACATGCACCCCGACATGCACCCAGATATGCCGATGGGCCCCGGCATGAACCCTGGCCCACCCATGGGCCCCGGCGGCCCTCCCATGATGCCCTACGGTCCCGGAGACTCCCCGCACTCTGGAATGATGCCCCCCATCCCACCAGCCCAGAACTTCTATGAGAACTTCTACCAGCAGCAGGAGGGCATGGAGATGGAGCCGGGGCTCATTGGGGACGCAG AGGACTACGGGCACTACGAAGAGCTgccgggggagcctggggagCACCTCTTCCCCGAGCACCCTCTGGAGCCAGACAGCTTCTCTGAGGGAGGGCCCCCAGGCCGGCCGAAGCCGGGCGCCGGTGTCCCCGACTTCCTGCCCTCGGCTCAGAGGGCCCTGTACCTGAGGAtccagcagaagcagcaggaggaggagagagcgAGGAGGCTGGCTGAGAGCAGCAAGCAGGACCGGGAGAATGAGGAAG GTGACACTGGGAACTGGTACTCAAGCGATGAGGATGAAGGTGGGAGCAGTGTCACTTCCATCCTGAAGACGCTGAGGCAGCAGACGTCTAGCCGGCCCCAGGCTTCTGTTGGAGAGCTGAGCGGCAGTGGGCTGGGGGACCCCCGCCTCCAGAAGGGACACCCCACGGGAGGCCGACTGGCTGACCCCCGCCTCAGCCGGGACCCCAGGCTCTCCCGCCATGCCGAGGCTTCCAGCGGGTCAGGCCCAGGTGACACCGGACCCTCTGACCCGCGACTGGCTCGCTCCCTGCCCATCTCCAAGCCCGACGGCGGCTTGCATTCCAGCCCTGCCGGTCCCGGGGGCTCCAAGGGGTCTGGGCCACCCCCGGCggaagaagaggaaggggaaCGAGCCCTGCGGGAGAAGGCTGTCAACATTCCCCTGGAGCCGCTCCCTGGGCACCCACTGCGGGACCCGCGGTCACAGCTGCAGCAGTTCAGCCACATCAAGAAGGACGTGACCCTGAGTCGGCCCAGCTTCGCCCgcactgtgctctggagccccgAGGACCTGATCCCGCTGCCCCTGCCCAAGCAGGAGGCGGCGCCCCCCGTGCCCGCCGCCCTGCAGTCCCTGCCGGCGCTGGATCCCAGGCTGCACCGCGCCGCTGCCTCAGGGCCCCCCAACCCCCGGCAGCGTGCGGGCAACTCTGCAGATGCCGGCGCGGCCGGCTCCAGCCTGCCTGACTTTGAGCTCCTCTCGCGCATCCTCAAGACTGTCAACGTGACTGGCCCCTTGGCCACCCCTGGCTCCGGCGACAAGCCCAGTGACCCCCGAGTGCGGAAGACGCCCACCGACCCCCGGCTGCAGAAACCCACAGACTCCACCACTGCCTCCTCCCGGGCGGCCAAACCCGGCCCTGGCGAGGTGCCCTCTCCAGCTGCCAGCCCCAGTGGGGAGTCCTCCCCGCCGGCCACCGCCCCCTACGACCCCCGCGTGCTGGCAGCTGGCGGCCTAGGCCAGGGCGGCGGGGCCAGCCAGAGCAGCGTGCTGAGCGGCATCAGCCTCTACGACCCCAGGACTCCCAACACGGGGGGCAAAGCCGCAGAGCCGGCCGCCGACGCGGGCACCCCGCCCAAGGGCCCTGAGGGCAACGGCAGGAGCTCTGCTGCCGCCAAGGCTAAGGAGCCCCCGTTTGTCCGCAAGTCCGCCCTGGAACAGCCTGAGTCCGGGAAGCCCGGGGCCGACGGGGCCACGGCCACGGACAGATACAACAGTTACAACCGGCCCCGGCCCAAGGCTGCCGCGGCCCCTGCTGCCGCCGTGGGCACCCCGTCAGCAGAGGGCAGCCTGCCCCAGCCCGGCGTGCACAACCTGCCTGTGCCCACCCTCTTCGGGACCGTGAAACCGGCACCCAAGACGGGCTCCGGAAGCCCATTTGCTGGCAACAGCCCAGCCCAAGAGGGTGAGCAGGACGCTGGGTCCCTGAAAGATGTGTTTAAAGGCTTCGACCCCACCGCCTCCCCTTTCTGCCAGTAG